A window of Ruminiclostridium herbifermentans genomic DNA:
CCTGGTCTGTCTCCTGTTAAAGCTGTAGCTTTTCCTACAATTTTATTTATAAATGAAGACTTACCTACATTAGGAATGCCTACGACCATTGTTCTTACAGGAGTAAATATTTTCCCTTTAGCCCTGTCTCGTTCAATTTTCTCAGACACTAATTCCCTTGCTCTAGTCTTTACATCATTTAGACCTTTTCCAGTGATTGAATTAATCAAAATACACTTAATGCCTTGTTCAGCATACCATTGTATCCATTGACTTGAAATCTTATCATCGGCTAAGTCTGATTTATTAAAAGCTACAAGTCTTGGTTTATTATTAACTAAAGAATCAATTTCTGGATTTCTGCTGCTATAGGGTATTCTTGCGTCAAGTAATTCAATAATAACATCAACAAGCTTTAAATTTTCAGCAATAAGCCTCCTTGTTTTTGCCATGTGTCCTGGAAACCATTGTATATTCATAATTTCTTGTATGACGTATTTAAAATAAAATACATCAATATATTCCTTTCTATATAATAATTAATATAATGATCATAACTTGATGCAGTATCCTGCTGTTCTGCTGAAGATGCTTTGCTTTCTGCAAATTCTATCTGTTCAATTGCACAATTATTTGTATAAACCTTGGCACCATCTTTTATTGATAAATAACAGAGTTCTTAGGTTGGTAGGAGTTTGTGCTTTCTACCTTCCAAAGAACTCTTAATTAGTCAATAAATCAGTTTAAAATAAAATGACATTAAAAACTCTTAATCATACAATCCGCCAAACTCTGATAATGGCCAAATACGTAATACTGCTTTACCAATAACTGTGTCCATGTCTATTGTTCCAATTTGTCTTGAATCTAGACTTTGTTGTCTATTATCACCCATTACAAACAACTGCCCCTCGGGTACTGTAAATGGCAACTGCATACCTTTTGTATCAGTAAGGCTTTTTACATATGGTTCTTCTAACTTTACAAAATCACTATCTCCTTCTGATTTACGATACACAAAACCATCTTCTCGTATGTCAATCTGATCGCCAGGTAAACCTATTACTCTCTTTATATAATCTACCTCTCCAGGGTTTCTAATAGGTAAATATTTAAAGAAGTTCTTAATCTTGCCCTCTTCATGCATAAATACTATTATATCTCCATGGTCAGGTTCATTGAAGAAATAGCCTGTCTTATAAACAATTACATTATGACCTTCGAAAAGAGTATTCTCCATTGATACCATATTTACCTTATAGGTTGAAAATATAAATGCTTTTATAAACATTGATATAACAAGTGCTGCAACAATAACCATTACCCATTCAAAAATCTCTCGTCCTATTGAGTTTTTCTTTTTAACTATAGTTTCTTTATTATCTATATTGTCTGTAGTATTTTCATCATTTTGATCAGCTTCGCTTATCTCCGATTCATTTGAAATACTACTGTCAATATGTTTTTGAATATCATTGTCAGTAGTACCATCTTGATTATTATTGTCAATATCATTGATATTAGTATCATTTTTATTTTCATTACCTATATTATTGATATCAATATCTAAATTTTCATCATTTCCATTCTCATTATTTCTGTTTTCCATCAACATATCACCTCATTTTATTTTTTATAAACAATAACTATCCTATACAATTTAATCTACATAATATGAATTATACTATTATTTATAAAACTAATCAATTTTTACTAATAATTTTTAGAAATATTTAATATAATATCTAGCTATGTACCTTCATCGAAAATCTTAATATATCTATGAAACCACTTAGTGTTGAAGGAAAATTTCTTTATCAAATGCTTAAAAAATCAATTGTTTAAGAACT
This region includes:
- the ylqF gene encoding ribosome biogenesis GTPase YlqF, producing the protein MNIQWFPGHMAKTRRLIAENLKLVDVIIELLDARIPYSSRNPEIDSLVNNKPRLVAFNKSDLADDKISSQWIQWYAEQGIKCILINSITGKGLNDVKTRARELVSEKIERDRAKGKIFTPVRTMVVGIPNVGKSSFINKIVGKATALTGDRPGVTRGKQWIRINSEIELLDTPGILWPKFEDQEVGMNLAFTGAIKDDIMDTAEVAMELLYRLSKLYPKELCARFKLEPDLIKNIEPLELLETVGRKRGCLISKGQIDYSRISAIVLDEFRGGKIGRITLEKPNERVEKIQQ
- the lepB gene encoding signal peptidase I, with protein sequence MENRNNENGNDENLDIDINNIGNENKNDTNINDIDNNNQDGTTDNDIQKHIDSSISNESEISEADQNDENTTDNIDNKETIVKKKNSIGREIFEWVMVIVAALVISMFIKAFIFSTYKVNMVSMENTLFEGHNVIVYKTGYFFNEPDHGDIIVFMHEEGKIKNFFKYLPIRNPGEVDYIKRVIGLPGDQIDIREDGFVYRKSEGDSDFVKLEEPYVKSLTDTKGMQLPFTVPEGQLFVMGDNRQQSLDSRQIGTIDMDTVIGKAVLRIWPLSEFGGLYD